In Nocardia sputorum, a single genomic region encodes these proteins:
- a CDS encoding glycosyltransferase family 9 protein, with protein MTVLLALRAHGLRELLTAIPALRALHDVRPPHRLVLAAPGWLRPVVELADCVDELHATPIAGGLRWNAPPPSFAINLHDAGTDSIRALLATDPDRTITYRHKDFPRVPGPLFEPELHETVRWCRLVEWAGIPADPARLDITPPPESTGERRSIVVYPGGTPARRWPAERFAAVAAGLREWGCPVRIVGSAADRPLTRSVAAQAGLPENSVLAGELTLRQLAVTVADAALVLSGDTGVGHLATAFGTPSVLIFGPEAPAVWGPPPERAAHVALWAGHAGDPRSDTPAPGLTMISAAEVLAAADRQLTSQVRV; from the coding sequence GTGACTGTCCTGCTCGCCTTGCGCGCACACGGGCTGCGGGAGCTGTTGACGGCGATTCCCGCCCTGCGCGCGCTGCACGACGTCCGCCCCCCACACCGGCTCGTCCTCGCGGCGCCGGGATGGCTGCGTCCCGTCGTGGAACTGGCCGACTGCGTCGATGAACTTCACGCCACCCCGATCGCGGGCGGGCTGCGCTGGAACGCGCCGCCGCCGTCCTTCGCGATCAATCTGCACGACGCCGGAACCGACAGTATCCGCGCGCTGCTGGCGACCGATCCGGATCGAACGATCACCTACCGGCACAAGGATTTTCCGCGGGTACCGGGCCCGCTGTTCGAGCCCGAACTGCACGAGACCGTGCGGTGGTGCCGACTGGTGGAATGGGCGGGTATCCCGGCCGACCCGGCCCGCCTGGACATCACACCGCCGCCGGAGAGCACCGGCGAGCGACGATCCATCGTCGTCTACCCGGGCGGTACGCCTGCTCGGCGCTGGCCCGCCGAGCGATTCGCGGCAGTCGCGGCCGGCCTGCGCGAATGGGGATGCCCCGTGCGTATCGTCGGCAGCGCCGCGGATCGTCCACTCACACGCAGCGTCGCCGCACAGGCCGGATTGCCCGAGAACAGTGTGCTGGCAGGCGAACTCACGCTGCGACAGCTCGCGGTGACGGTGGCCGACGCGGCCCTGGTGCTCAGCGGCGACACCGGTGTGGGACATCTGGCCACGGCGTTCGGCACGCCGTCGGTGCTGATCTTCGGCCCCGAAGCGCCCGCGGTCTGGGGACCGCCACCGGAGCGCGCCGCCCATGTCGCCTTGTGGGCCGGACACGCCGGTGATCCACGCTCCGATACGCCCGCGCCCGGCTTGACGATGATCAGCGCCGCCGAAGTGCTCGCCGCCGCCGATCGGCAGCTCACCAGCCAGGTGCGCGTATGA
- a CDS encoding CBS domain-containing protein, producing the protein MTTARDIMTPNVECVRSSDTVVAAAQRMAELNVGALPICGEDDKLKGMLTDRDIVVKVIAQRKDPLGVDAGELGGTELVTVEADDDVRKVMSVMSQHQVRRVPVLEQGRLVGIIAQADVATAVDNTQSGSTVEAISTDF; encoded by the coding sequence ATGACAACAGCACGGGACATCATGACCCCGAACGTGGAATGCGTCCGCTCCAGCGACACGGTTGTCGCGGCCGCACAGCGGATGGCGGAATTGAATGTCGGCGCCCTGCCCATCTGCGGCGAGGACGACAAACTGAAGGGAATGCTCACCGATCGCGACATCGTCGTCAAGGTGATCGCCCAGCGCAAGGACCCGCTCGGCGTCGACGCGGGCGAGCTCGGGGGCACGGAATTGGTCACCGTCGAAGCCGACGACGACGTGCGCAAGGTGATGTCGGTGATGTCACAGCATCAGGTACGCCGCGTACCGGTGCTGGAGCAGGGCCGGCTGGTCGGCATCATCGCGCAGGCCGACGTCGCCACCGCCGTCGACAACACCCAGTCGGGAAGCACCGTGGAGGCTATCTCGACCGACTTCTGA